A stretch of the Acidobacteriota bacterium genome encodes the following:
- the dnaJ gene encoding molecular chaperone DnaJ gives MSKRDYYEVLGVSRDIGEQELKSAYRKLALKYHPDRNPNDRTAEERFKEAAEAYAVLADSEKRARYDKFGHAGVGGGGTPGFDPSTFADFNDIFGNLGDMFGFGDIFGAGRRRRGPRRGADLRYDLPISLEDTESGTEATLQVPREEPCDECAGSGAAPGSRPETCLQCQGRGQVRYQQGFLTVARPCGACRGAGTIIRNPCDACRGNGRVSRERKLKVKVPAGIDTGQQLRLQGEGEHGPHGGEPGDLYVVIHVQEHPVFRREGSDLLCSIPVSYPTLVLGGTITVPTLNGDETLHVPKGTQGDARLRLRGRGLPHVSGRGRGDLYIDVKVAVPTSVSGEQKALIEDLDRMMPQRSFDPNEHGDNRPFFSRVKDIFG, from the coding sequence GTGAGCAAGCGCGACTACTACGAGGTCCTCGGCGTATCGCGAGACATCGGCGAGCAGGAGCTGAAGAGCGCCTACCGCAAGCTCGCGCTGAAGTACCATCCGGACCGCAATCCGAACGACCGGACCGCGGAGGAACGCTTCAAGGAGGCCGCCGAGGCGTACGCCGTCCTCGCCGATTCGGAAAAGCGGGCCCGCTACGACAAGTTCGGCCACGCGGGAGTCGGCGGCGGAGGCACGCCCGGCTTCGATCCGTCGACGTTCGCCGACTTCAACGACATCTTCGGCAACCTCGGCGACATGTTCGGATTCGGCGACATCTTCGGCGCGGGCCGGCGCCGCCGAGGGCCGCGGCGGGGCGCCGACCTGCGCTACGACCTGCCGATCTCGCTCGAAGACACCGAGTCGGGCACCGAGGCGACCCTGCAGGTTCCCCGCGAGGAGCCGTGCGACGAGTGCGCCGGCTCGGGAGCCGCCCCCGGGTCCCGGCCGGAGACATGCCTGCAGTGCCAGGGCCGCGGACAGGTGCGCTACCAGCAGGGGTTCCTCACCGTCGCACGACCCTGCGGCGCATGCCGCGGGGCCGGTACGATCATCCGCAATCCATGCGACGCCTGCCGCGGAAACGGGCGCGTGTCGCGCGAGCGGAAGCTCAAGGTGAAGGTGCCGGCCGGCATCGACACCGGACAGCAGCTTCGGCTGCAGGGCGAGGGGGAGCACGGGCCGCACGGCGGCGAGCCGGGCGACCTCTACGTCGTCATCCACGTGCAGGAGCACCCGGTGTTTCGCCGCGAGGGCAGCGACTTGCTGTGCTCCATTCCGGTGAGCTATCCCACGCTGGTGCTCGGCGGCACGATCACCGTCCCGACGCTGAACGGCGACGAGACCCTGCACGTCCCCAAGGGCACGCAGGGAGACGCCCGGCTGCGGCTGCGCGGCAGGGGCCTGCCGCACGTCTCGGGGCGGGGACGCGGGGACCTCTACATCGACGTGAAGGTGGCCGTGCCCACCTCCGTCTCGGGCGAGCAGAAAGCGCTGATCGAGGATCTCGACCGGATGATGCCGCAGCGATCGTTCGATCCGAACGAGCATGGGGACAACCGACCGTTCTTCAGCCGGGTGAAGGATATATTTGGCTAG
- a CDS encoding 16S rRNA (uracil(1498)-N(3))-methyltransferase: protein MGRPRPRTTGARRLSAAGDLMSVHRFFAPRVEAPGSELYLSPEEGRHLSRVLRLRSGARVQVFDGRGHEHEATLTDDDPRRPVLRLGAPVATVAEPRVRVTLGVTLLKGRKLDTVIRDATALGVAEIVPLLTHRGQAGGFGRDGASPGDRWRGIAIAAAKQCGRAVVPAIQPPARLHRFLEDARAEAMRLLLAEPSAADPGPASAGLDALRNAPRPAGAVLAIGPEGGWTDDETRAAEAAGFRPLTLGHRTLRAETAPVAALSILRFVWDDL from the coding sequence ATGGGTCGGCCTCGTCCTCGAACGACCGGCGCACGGCGTCTGTCCGCCGCCGGAGACCTGATGTCCGTTCACCGCTTCTTCGCGCCGCGGGTCGAGGCGCCCGGAAGCGAGCTCTACCTGTCCCCCGAGGAGGGTCGCCACCTCAGCCGGGTGCTGCGCCTGCGCAGCGGGGCGCGCGTCCAGGTCTTCGACGGACGCGGCCACGAGCATGAAGCCACGTTGACGGACGACGACCCGCGGCGCCCCGTGCTGCGCCTGGGCGCGCCGGTCGCCACCGTCGCCGAGCCCCGGGTGCGCGTGACCCTCGGGGTGACCCTGCTGAAGGGCCGCAAGCTCGACACGGTAATCCGGGACGCCACGGCGCTCGGGGTGGCGGAAATCGTCCCCCTGCTGACGCACCGTGGGCAGGCCGGCGGCTTCGGGCGCGACGGCGCGTCTCCCGGCGATCGTTGGCGCGGCATCGCCATCGCCGCGGCCAAGCAGTGCGGGCGCGCCGTCGTGCCTGCCATTCAACCCCCGGCGAGACTCCATCGGTTCCTGGAGGACGCGCGGGCGGAGGCGATGCGCCTGCTGCTGGCGGAGCCGTCGGCCGCGGATCCGGGCCCTGCATCCGCCGGGCTCGACGCGCTCCGCAACGCGCCGCGGCCGGCCGGCGCGGTGCTCGCCATCGGCCCGGAGGGCGGCTGGACGGACGACGAGACCCGCGCCGCGGAAGCGGCCGGCTTTCGTCCGCTCACCCTCGGCCACCGCACGCTGCGGGCCGAGACCGCGCCGGTCGCGGCCCTGTCGATCCTGCGTTTCGTCTGGGACGATCTCTGA
- a CDS encoding methyltransferase domain-containing protein yields the protein MYLARSLRRRTQRSEFCGADSWSGGDGPKRRASEAFRGARSLRRGTPRPALDVHLPVAAESLLARLDALLDDHDPFAIHDDDAGNDAAAPGHRHPPVSLERRVYFFSTGSRDAARWAIDGALGADGARATPIDIADDGWAARSHAGLRAVRVGDLIVAPPWDAPAPVAGSPTVVIIEPSMGFGTGHHASTRLCLRALQRFRDRLRTGRRMLDLGAGSGVLAIAAALLGARSATAVDRDPDALANARDNVRRNGVDDRVRLVEGDLESLRLEAGDVVTANLTGAFFLRHAAALLRLVEAGGLLLAGGITVGEEPAVRAALEPRAGVRERAVEEEWVGLVLERPAHGVCPPPET from the coding sequence ATATATTTGGCTAGGAGTCTGCGCCGCAGAACGCAACGCAGTGAGTTCTGCGGCGCAGACTCCTGGAGCGGGGGGGATGGGCCGAAACGCCGAGCCAGCGAGGCGTTTCGGGGCGCTAGGAGTCTGCGCCGCGGTACGCCGCGTCCGGCGCTCGACGTCCATCTGCCGGTCGCCGCCGAATCGCTGCTGGCCCGCCTCGACGCCCTGCTCGACGACCACGACCCGTTCGCCATCCACGACGACGACGCCGGGAACGACGCGGCCGCGCCCGGCCACCGGCATCCCCCGGTGAGCCTGGAGCGCCGCGTCTATTTCTTCTCGACGGGATCGCGCGACGCCGCGCGCTGGGCCATCGACGGCGCCCTGGGGGCGGACGGCGCCCGGGCAACCCCGATCGACATCGCCGACGACGGCTGGGCGGCGCGCTCGCACGCGGGACTGCGCGCCGTACGGGTCGGCGATCTCATCGTCGCCCCTCCCTGGGACGCGCCGGCGCCGGTCGCCGGCTCCCCCACCGTGGTGATCATCGAGCCCTCGATGGGCTTCGGGACCGGTCACCATGCCTCCACCCGGCTCTGCCTGCGGGCGCTGCAGCGCTTTCGCGACCGCCTCCGCACGGGCCGGCGCATGCTCGACCTCGGCGCCGGGTCCGGCGTGCTGGCGATCGCCGCGGCGCTGCTCGGCGCCCGGTCGGCGACAGCCGTCGACCGCGATCCCGACGCGCTGGCGAACGCGCGGGACAACGTCCGCCGCAACGGCGTCGACGATCGCGTCAGGTTGGTCGAGGGCGATCTCGAAAGCCTCCGCCTGGAGGCCGGCGACGTCGTCACCGCCAATCTCACCGGCGCGTTCTTCCTGCGGCATGCGGCGGCGCTCCTGCGACTCGTCGAGGCCGGGGGCCTGCTGCTCGCGGGCGGCATCACGGTCGGCGAGGAGCCTGCGGTACGCGCCGCATTGGAGCCGCGGGCAGGAGTCCGCGAACGGGCGGTCGAGGAGGAATGGGTCGGCCTCGTCCTCGAACGACCGGCGCACGGCGTCTGTCCGCCGCCGGAGACCTGA
- the grpE gene encoding nucleotide exchange factor GrpE, with protein sequence MTDDVNPAQPEDDANPAQTDENAEPAQTDEEQPAEDAGPAQADEEPAADPVPPAAGPVPDPAAERDEYRDLLLRKQAEFDNFKKRVERDRAKANRQAERVLIVALLPLLDDFERALGASTDAGGIEAYRAGIELIHRQLLETLRKRGVTSIDTDGARFDPNLHEAVAYQASEGREDGDVIDELRRGYLFHEELLRAAMVRVAKA encoded by the coding sequence ATGACAGACGACGTGAACCCGGCACAGCCTGAAGACGACGCGAATCCGGCGCAGACCGACGAGAACGCGGAGCCGGCGCAGACCGACGAGGAACAGCCTGCCGAAGACGCGGGCCCGGCGCAGGCCGACGAGGAGCCGGCCGCAGACCCGGTCCCGCCGGCGGCCGGACCCGTTCCCGACCCGGCGGCGGAGCGCGACGAGTACCGCGACCTGCTGCTCCGCAAGCAGGCCGAGTTCGACAACTTCAAGAAGCGCGTCGAGCGCGACCGGGCAAAGGCCAACCGGCAGGCGGAGAGGGTACTCATCGTGGCGCTGCTGCCCCTGCTGGACGACTTCGAGCGGGCGCTCGGGGCCTCGACCGACGCGGGCGGGATCGAGGCGTACCGCGCCGGGATCGAGCTCATTCACCGGCAGTTGCTGGAGACTCTCCGCAAGCGCGGCGTGACCTCGATCGACACGGACGGCGCCCGGTTCGATCCGAACCTGCACGAGGCGGTGGCGTACCAGGCCAGCGAGGGCCGCGAGGACGGGGACGTCATCGACGAGCTGCGCCGGGGATATCTGTTCCACGAGGAGCTGCTGCGGGCAGCCATGGTCAGGGTGGCCAAGGCGTGA